TACCCAGGAGAAACAACTCCAGGTTGGAGAAACTCTGTGGGTCAGTGCCCACTTAAAGTCCCTGGTCAGAAGCCCttaccaatgattttttttaaccagtcaACCAGAGGACtcattattaaaaagaaaagacatttaatcAAACAGCAAATAAATTGCTAAGAAAATATCTTCCTTTCCCCCACGCACACATTGGGTTGTCCTACCACCAGTAGATGAAAACACacgtaaaaaaaaaacaaggaaaaaccaTGAAAGACTCACTGAAGGAATACATGGCACTGGGGAAGGTACCTATTTAATGAACCCTTGGGAGCAGGGCACTAGCATGGAGGACACACATGGAGGGACATGTACAGAGTGTGAAGGGTAATCACAGAGGACACCAAAGAGCTACTAGTATCCTCTGAGGATGTCAGTATACACTTCTTTACTCTCTGAACTAAGCAGTACCCTTTTTGCTAGAAATGTCCCCAAGTTTTATGTTCTCTAAGCTACTCTACCACCTGCTGTGCTCCAGTTTTTCAAGGGTTCTCTGCTCCTATCTACTTGGATGTGGTACTCACAGATTCTCACTCATAAGTTTTTTCAATTTTCCTGCTACTTGTCTAACTGTTGTTCCTCTGTGTCCTTTTCTGGACCATCATTCATAACACAGCTCCTAACTATAGGTGTACTGAGGCAATTGTGTGACACACTGAATAGAAAGCCTAAAGTGgtgtcaggaagatgtgagtgtggagaatagaaaagagaatgaagaaaccACAAGATAGATAATCAGTCAGGTGCCTCTTAGGATTACTCATGCTAAACATGGAGAATTTCAGTTAGAGTATTAAATGAGGAGTAGAAAGAAGACAAATATGAGATGTACTGAGGAAATAGAATCAAGCCTTGATGACTTAGAGAGTTTGGGGGTAAGAGAGatcattgctgttcagtcattttctctcatgtctgactctttgtgactccatttgaagttttattggcaaagatactggagctatTTGATATTTcctctctaactcattttacagatgaagaaattgaggcaaataggattaattaacttacccaggatcacacagctagtcagtgtctggaccagatttgaactcaggaagcctGACTTCTGGCccactgttctatccactatgctacctaggtGAAGGGGAAAGAGTCATAAATGACTGCAGTGTTTGATGTTATTCTTAGCACAAATAGAAAAGTTGAGAGTAGGGATAGGTTTTGAAGGAAGTAAGATGAGTTTGCTTTTGGATattttgagtttgaggtgccaGTGGACCCCAGGGAAATACTTGAAAAGTAATTAAAGATAGCACTTGGCAATCTGTGCAGGAGATGGGGAGAAGTTAAACAGGAGATATGGATCTGAGTATCCACAAAGGTGAGAGTTAAAGGCATAGGAATGGATTAGATTGCCAACTGAGAAAAAAGAATTGCGAAAAGAGGCATAGGAAATGCTTACTTTTAAGGGCTGGAGTCAGTGAGGGAGAAAAGGTGGCTAGAATGAACCCTAAGGTAAAGTGCTAGGGAATCCAGGCAACTGGGAGCTAGGGTGTTTTTATTATGTTCATTAACTTATCTATAAAACTAGAggcttctgtttctttccctatATCCCTGGGATTTTGTTAAGAAAATTCAAGTCTCCCAAGAGAACCCAGAAATAAACCATTTTCAAAGATATGCAGTCACTTTACATAACCAGTTGTGCTACACATAGAAACCTCTGACCTCTCTCAGGGTCATAATAGTGTTCCAGAACCCAAGGTAGGAATTGTTCCACTGCCCAATGATTCTAATTGACAGATATCCAAGGACATGAAAGAATTATGATATCCCAtatttttccaggattttttcagTAGGAAGAGGGCCATTTATTGACCAAATTGTACTACATCTGGGGAGCGCAATGGCAATGAGGCATTATAAAAAAATCCTTTGGAGAGCCAAGAACATCAGTAGTTATCACTGGTGTTTTTATTCAGTGTGTGTATACTCACAGACAAACATATGTgtggatgtatatatacacgtatatgtgtatgtctgtatctttacatatgtatatatgcagaaaaaaatgttccaataAAGCAAACTCACCTGAAGGAAAAGACAGTATATGTTGAAGACATGATTAGATAGAGTAGATAAACAGACTGGTAGAATAATGTGTtcttatgaaataattttccatggaaaagaaacataaagagCTTGCAAATGCAGTAATAAAGTTTATTATCCTAGAATTCTGGAAATGTGCAACTTAGTGGAACTCGTGCAATCTGAGGAGgtacttattcctttccctttcttggaGAAGAATTTAATTACTACTACAAAATTTCCTTTTAGCAATTGTCCTGTAGAAGGCATCTTTGACCTCCTTGTTCCTCAGGCTATAAATGAGGGGGTTCAACATAGGGATCACTGCAGTATAAAACACAGAGACAACTTTGTTAAGATCCAAGGAGAAAATTGCTCCAGGTCTCACATATATGAAGAAGAGGGTCCCATACAAGACAGCAACAGCAGTAAGATGGGAAGAACAGGTAGAGAAGGCTTTCTGTCTCCCTTCTGCAGACCGGATCCTGAGGATGGCCATGAGAATATAGATATAAGAAACAAGGATGGTTAGACCACTGAATACTCCAACAGCTCCAGCCACAATGAAAACTAACAACCTGTTAAGGCTGGTATCAGCACATACAAGGGAGAGCAGGGGAGAAATATCACAGAAGAAGTGAATGATGACATTAGGGCCACAGAATGGAAGACGGAAAATTGCTGTAGTGTGTGTCATAGTGTTCATGAAACCAGCAGCATAGGGACCAACCACCAGCTGGACGCAGAGTCTCTGAGCCATGCCCACAGAATACAGCAGGGGTTTACAGATTGCCACATAGCGGTCATAGGCCATCGATGCCAAGAGGAAGCACTCAGTGGccacaaaaaaaccaaagaaCCATTGCTGCAAGGCACAGCACAGGAAAGAGATGGTCTTTCTCTCCTCAAAAAAGTCTCTTAACATCTTAGGGCCCACCACGGAAGAGAAGCTGATGTCCAGAAATGATAGGTGGCtgaggaaaaaatacataggGTTGTGAAGGCGGGCATCAATCCGAATTAAGATGATCATTCCCAAGTTGCCTGTCATAGTGAAGAGATAGAAGGATAGAAAGAGAACGAACAGAATGACTTGCAACTGTGGATAATACTCCAAGCCCAGGAAAATGAACTCAGTGACTCTGGTATAGTTTTCATTGACCATTTACTTGGGTTGGTTTCTGCTGGGAGAGGAAAAAGTAATGATGACTGACATATGTGTCTATAATGTttcaaaatttacaaagcattttctgtaAATAATCCCATTTGATCCTAACTATAGCTTAGTGGGGGTTGTGACAGGACACAGTGGAGAAACCATTGGCTCTGGACCTAGGAGATCTAGTTCAAGTCTGCTTGGAATTTACCTTGAActcaatcacttaacctcctcagGCTTTGGCTTGCTCATCTCTCAAATAAAGGGCTAGGATGAGATggcctttcagctctagatttcCCTGATCCTTCTCAAACAATTCTCCAAGCTCGAAATACAGTATCAGAAGATCTCAAATTGTAAGAGAAACTAGACATTATTATACCCCAAACcttatttcatagataagaaagTTGAGCCCAAAAGAGAaatatcttgcccaaggtcaccaagttagtaagaagcaaaactgttatttgtttctttatttcctaTCTCCAGACTTGAGGTCCCTCCACCATACAATTAGGCCTGTCTACCCTTTCCTAAGCATTTAATACTCTTTCAGATTTTATTATGTGTGAATGGAGAAGCAACTAACAGTAGAATTgagatcaatcaacaaacatttattaagtgtctacaatATGGCAGGCACTTTAGATAAAACAAGCTAACAAAAGATAGTTTCTGCCTTCAATTAGCTTACAATCCAATGTCTACAAACATCAAAGCATAGAGAAGGAAGGATTATGAATACCACCACCATGAAAGAAGCTCTGGGGAATTCTATGTAAGAAATGAAATTACTCTGAGATTTTTTCCTTCTGGTGAGGTTCAAAGCTGTAACAAACATttcttgaagaaaaacaaaactttaaaaccTATgtcctggggaggaggaggaagatgccCATTTGATAGatgtttattttaataaattattctcCCTAACTGGGTGctaaatttcat
The DNA window shown above is from Notamacropus eugenii isolate mMacEug1 chromosome 2, mMacEug1.pri_v2, whole genome shotgun sequence and carries:
- the LOC140523275 gene encoding olfactory receptor 5G9-like, whose amino-acid sequence is MVNENYTRVTEFIFLGLEYYPQLQVILFVLFLSFYLFTMTGNLGMIILIRIDARLHNPMYFFLSHLSFLDISFSSVVGPKMLRDFFEERKTISFLCCALQQWFFGFFVATECFLLASMAYDRYVAICKPLLYSVGMAQRLCVQLVVGPYAAGFMNTMTHTTAIFRLPFCGPNVIIHFFCDISPLLSLVCADTSLNRLLVFIVAGAVGVFSGLTILVSYIYILMAILRIRSAEGRQKAFSTCSSHLTAVAVLYGTLFFIYVRPGAIFSLDLNKVVSVFYTAVIPMLNPLIYSLRNKEVKDAFYRTIAKRKFCSSN